TTATGAATGTAAATTTATCTCCAATTGTATTATTGAGATAATCTGAAATATGATTATGAATTCTGTTAGCCATCCCATTAGAACACCAAAGGGATTGAAAGGAAATTCTAGATTCCATATAATCAGGCGATATAAGGCTATCAATAAGCTCTGAATTGCTTATCTCATAATAATCCAACAGATCGCTCTGAGATTCAGGTATTTTATTATCGTTATCATCAGCGTTAAAGGTTTTATGTATCTCCTCAATGTAATTAACGACTGAAAAGGATGTTGAAAATTCATTGATATCCTTTAATATAACCTCTTGAATTTTATCAACAAGCTGCAGACTTTCTGAATGAGTAAAATTATAATCATTTGACTTAGCCTTAATAAGCAATGTAAATGGCAACATTCCCCCAATATTATTCTCAACAAACTCAATATCCTTTCTTATTCTATTATTCCTTTGCAGATAGTTTTTGCTATTTGATTCAAATTTTATCTTTGTAATACCAATAATAAAAATTAATAATATTCCAATCATAGTTATTCCAATCGTTTTGTAGTTACTTGTAGTAAAAATACTTAATCGATTTAGAAATTTTGAAATAATACAATTATCAGTCTTTGAGTCCTTTAATATTTTTTTTGATTTATTTATTATCTTTATTCGCTTATTAAACAGCATAAGTCCACAGGGTAGAAATAAAAGTGTATAGAATAGAGCGATGAGAACACCTGTTGAGGTATAGATGCCTAACACCTTTACAGGTGTGATGCGGCTTGTATAAAAAGAGAAAAAACCTATAGCGGTTGTGGCGCTAGTTAAAAGAATTGGATGCAATAGATAATGAAAGGTACTCCTTATAGCGCTTTTATAATTACCACCATTCCTAATGTAATCATCTCTATAATGTGAAATAAAATGTATAGAATTTGCTATTGCAATTGCAAGAAGTATGGGGCCTAAAATGTTTGTGACCAAATTGAAGGTCTGGCCACAAGCTACAAATAAACCTATACTACAAATAAATATTATAATTAAATTTATAAAACATAGAAATGTTAAGAATAGATTATTAAGCATTATCATTACTATGAAAAAAATCAAAACTCCTGCAACAGGAACCAACCGCCTCATATCTTTCTTAGACAACTCATTAAGTTCAACAGAAAGAAAAGGAATACCCGCATAATGCAATTTAGTATTGCCTGCAACCTCCTGAGTAAATCTTTTTATTTTGTTAACTACCTCCCTTTTTTCATCACCTGGTAATGTATTTAATTCAAAAATTATAGCAGCAGTTTTCATATCACTGGAAAGCAGAAAACCCCTAATCCATTTATTGTTAAGCACCTTAGTCCTTGCTATCAACAAGCTTTCATCATTGACCTCTTTCTCTGGAATAAGTTTAGTAAATCTTATAACATCATCCGATCCTTCAGCCAATTCTATGTCAGTAATGCTATATATTCTCTGTACATCCTTTAAACCTTTTAACCTCTCACTGATTGTTCGAATTAGCGCTATACTCTCCTTTTTCATCACATCATCCTGCTTGAACGCAATGGCTG
Above is a window of Spirochaetota bacterium DNA encoding:
- a CDS encoding efflux RND transporter permease subunit, whose translation is MIDFIIDRYKYIIALIILIALPFGHYFMQYRHYYHLNIYFEKNDPDLINYQRFQREYGNDEVAAIAFKQDDVMKKESIALIRTISERLKGLKDVQRIYSITDIELAEGSDDVIRFTKLIPEKEVNDESLLIARTKVLNNKWIRGFLLSSDMKTAAIIFELNTLPGDEKREVVNKIKRFTQEVAGNTKLHYAGIPFLSVELNELSKKDMRRLVPVAGVLIFFIVMIMLNNLFLTFLCFINLIIIFICSIGLFVACGQTFNLVTNILGPILLAIAIANSIHFISHYRDDYIRNGGNYKSAIRSTFHYLLHPILLTSATTAIGFFSFYTSRITPVKVLGIYTSTGVLIALFYTLLFLPCGLMLFNKRIKIINKSKKILKDSKTDNCIISKFLNRLSIFTTSNYKTIGITMIGILLIFIIGITKIKFESNSKNYLQRNNRIRKDIEFVENNIGGMLPFTLLIKAKSNDYNFTHSESLQLVDKIQEVILKDINEFSTSFSVVNYIEEIHKTFNADDNDNKIPESQSDLLDYYEISNSELIDSLISPDYMESRISFQSLWCSNGMANRIHNHISDYLNNTIGDKFTFIITGITSLSIALENKLAETQIKSLLFAIAVISIIMFFICRTFGLTWLLSGHGLCHGGGGIPEAGLPGGGGRAGGSGPV